From a single Alkalihalophilus pseudofirmus genomic region:
- a CDS encoding AAA family ATPase: protein MQELVAKIDGMIENIERVVVGKRKEIELSLVALFAGGHVLLEDVPGVGKTVMVKAIARSLGADFKRIQFTPDLLPSDVTGVSIYNQQIQQFEFRAGPIMANIVLADEINRTSPKTQAALLESLEEGSVTVDGDTLSLPSPFFVMATQNPVEYAGTYPLPEAQLDRFLLKIELGYPTAEEELEVLRRVEFGHPVDAVEAVMSIEDVLDIQKRTAGILVDEQVKGYIISLVQATRKHAAVELGVSPRGAIALMKAAQAYALLKGRDFVLPDDVKHLAEWTMSHRMILSPEAKMSNVEVKSIVNEILGQVRVPVTGDKVATL, encoded by the coding sequence ATGCAGGAACTAGTCGCTAAAATAGATGGAATGATTGAAAATATTGAACGGGTCGTAGTGGGAAAAAGAAAAGAAATTGAATTAAGTTTAGTCGCTTTATTTGCTGGTGGACATGTTTTGCTAGAAGATGTCCCTGGAGTTGGTAAAACCGTTATGGTTAAAGCCATTGCCAGGTCGCTTGGAGCGGATTTTAAACGAATTCAATTTACACCGGACCTTTTACCTTCTGATGTGACAGGGGTTTCTATTTATAATCAACAAATTCAGCAATTTGAATTTAGAGCAGGTCCGATTATGGCAAATATTGTCCTCGCTGATGAAATTAATCGAACGTCTCCTAAAACCCAAGCTGCTCTCTTAGAGTCTCTAGAGGAGGGGAGTGTGACTGTTGATGGAGATACTCTTAGTCTTCCATCACCGTTCTTTGTCATGGCCACACAAAATCCAGTAGAATACGCAGGCACCTATCCTTTACCAGAAGCACAATTAGACCGCTTTTTATTAAAGATCGAACTAGGTTATCCTACAGCTGAAGAAGAGCTTGAAGTATTACGGAGAGTAGAGTTTGGTCACCCTGTTGATGCAGTTGAAGCAGTAATGTCTATAGAAGACGTACTAGATATCCAAAAGAGAACGGCTGGTATTTTAGTAGATGAACAGGTGAAAGGCTATATTATCAGTTTAGTACAAGCTACACGAAAGCATGCAGCTGTTGAACTTGGCGTAAGTCCTCGTGGAGCGATCGCTTTAATGAAAGCCGCACAAGCTTATGCGTTACTGAAAGGCCGTGATTTTGTCCTTCCTGATGATGTCAAACATTTAGCGGAATGGACGATGTCACACCGAATGATCTTAAGTCCCGAGGCTAAGATGTCAAATGTAGAGGTTAAATCAATTGTCAATGAGATCCTTGGGCAAGTAAGAGTACCTGTAACAGGTGACAAGGTGGCTACACTGTGA
- a CDS encoding transglutaminase TgpA family protein, with product MKLIMQKKQIDISRDLLLYAMSFILLLEWLWPLPHITNTGFIDIFIMITAIYFVVTFLQLPVYISLPVKVIVTAYGLFLVFFEGPLFTTEWIKLILADFWLNGGYMISGQWYALTDLFRSFLFFLLLAIMSYLLFYWTIYARRGLFFLVFTVVYITVIDTFTMYDATYAIMRTFIVGFLLLGLLAIYRMMEKETFNHVPSFLPLKIGLLLVALITSASILGFLSPKPEPQWDDPIPYVRAAVGLEDPSAEGGEGEQRIGYGDNDEQLGGGFVQDDSPLFYAALEEGQYWRGETKDFYTGRGWETTTPEQPAEEPVLEDLQSEGATFFKRDTEVFFNGETARMYPHLFYPGTLLTYSTVSDAELLKDQYTERAATFRNGAPVELSTYLIEYAHPEYDIEGLRNASENISDDIDYYYTQLPEDIPDRVRELAVELTEDQTNQYDRAKAIEQYFQSPDFTYETEDVPVPDEGQDYVDQFLFETQRGYCDNFSTSMVVMLRSIDIPARWVKGFTQGEMVDTLDDGLELYEVTNGNAHSWVEVYFPEVGWVPFEPTRGFDSAYEFNEPEVEGNEETELAEENEQEDRDIEDVFAELEDAEESEAASSANETAGPNVSSNALLAIFFLLILAIVILIYHKKIARIVVLTQFKHKSNYEGVFERAYGRLLWLLGYIGYKRQDGETLREYAKRIDASFGGDDMLRLTEEYERIYYGRKKSSESWEHYKKHWIRLLQQINS from the coding sequence ATGAAGTTAATTATGCAAAAAAAGCAAATAGATATAAGTCGTGATCTCTTATTATATGCGATGAGTTTTATTCTGCTGCTAGAGTGGTTATGGCCGCTGCCCCATATTACAAACACGGGCTTTATTGATATCTTTATTATGATTACGGCCATTTATTTCGTAGTGACCTTCTTACAGCTGCCAGTCTATATTTCCTTGCCAGTGAAAGTGATCGTGACCGCATATGGATTATTCCTCGTTTTTTTTGAAGGTCCGCTGTTTACAACAGAGTGGATCAAGCTTATTCTTGCTGATTTTTGGCTCAATGGCGGTTATATGATTTCGGGGCAGTGGTATGCCTTAACAGATCTTTTTCGCAGTTTTCTCTTCTTTTTGTTGTTAGCGATTATGAGTTACCTGCTTTTTTATTGGACTATTTATGCAAGGCGAGGGTTGTTTTTCCTCGTTTTTACAGTTGTTTATATTACCGTAATCGATACCTTCACTATGTATGATGCAACCTATGCGATTATGAGAACGTTTATAGTTGGCTTTTTGCTGTTAGGCCTTCTAGCTATTTATCGAATGATGGAGAAAGAAACGTTTAACCATGTCCCATCCTTTCTGCCGCTTAAGATCGGACTCTTACTCGTTGCCCTGATTACAAGCGCAAGTATTTTAGGTTTTCTCTCACCAAAGCCCGAACCGCAGTGGGATGACCCGATCCCATATGTTCGTGCCGCCGTAGGGCTTGAAGACCCATCCGCAGAGGGTGGTGAAGGCGAGCAGCGAATCGGTTATGGAGATAATGACGAGCAGCTTGGCGGAGGGTTTGTCCAAGATGATTCGCCGTTATTTTATGCCGCGCTGGAAGAAGGACAGTATTGGCGAGGAGAAACGAAAGATTTCTATACGGGTAGAGGCTGGGAGACAACAACTCCTGAACAGCCTGCAGAAGAACCGGTCTTAGAAGATCTTCAATCCGAGGGAGCGACGTTTTTCAAACGAGATACGGAAGTTTTCTTTAACGGGGAAACCGCCAGAATGTACCCGCATTTGTTCTATCCGGGCACGTTGCTTACCTACTCAACTGTAAGTGATGCTGAGCTTCTGAAGGATCAATATACAGAGCGTGCAGCAACATTTCGTAATGGTGCGCCAGTTGAACTGTCGACCTATTTAATCGAATATGCGCATCCAGAATATGATATTGAAGGTTTAAGAAATGCTAGTGAAAATATAAGTGATGACATTGACTATTACTATACCCAGCTGCCGGAAGACATACCTGATCGAGTGCGTGAGTTAGCTGTGGAACTAACAGAAGATCAAACCAACCAATATGACCGTGCCAAAGCGATTGAACAATATTTCCAGAGCCCGGATTTCACCTATGAAACAGAGGATGTGCCGGTTCCTGATGAAGGCCAAGACTATGTCGATCAATTTTTATTTGAAACTCAAAGAGGCTACTGTGATAACTTTTCAACGTCAATGGTTGTCATGCTTCGTTCAATTGACATACCTGCCAGATGGGTGAAGGGATTTACTCAAGGGGAAATGGTGGATACGCTAGATGACGGACTCGAACTGTATGAAGTGACGAATGGAAATGCGCATTCTTGGGTTGAAGTGTATTTCCCTGAAGTGGGCTGGGTTCCTTTTGAGCCAACTAGAGGGTTCGATTCTGCCTATGAATTCAATGAACCTGAAGTAGAGGGAAATGAAGAGACAGAGCTAGCAGAAGAGAATGAACAAGAAGATCGGGATATAGAAGATGTGTTTGCAGAGCTTGAAGATGCGGAGGAGTCAGAGGCTGCTTCAAGTGCGAACGAAACAGCAGGTCCGAATGTTTCTTCAAATGCGCTTCTGGCGATATTCTTTTTACTCATTTTGGCGATCGTGATCTTGATTTATCATAAAAAGATTGCACGCATAGTAGTTTTAACGCAGTTTAAGCATAAGTCAAATTACGAAGGAGTCTTTGAGAGAGCTTACGGAAGACTCTTGTGGCTTCTTGGGTACATTGGATATAAACGCCAAGACGGGGAGACCCTAAGGGAGTATGCCAAGCGAATAGATGCTTCGTTTGGAGGCGATGATATGCTTAGGTTAACAGAGGAATACGAACGTATCTATTATGGTCGAAAAAAGAGTAGTGAAAGTTGGGAACATTACAAAAAACATTGGATTCGCTTACTTCAGCAAATCAATTCTTGA
- a CDS encoding DUF58 domain-containing protein: MIERMFRALGTITKLIILLLIVAGTYAYAMFQGGFVSWFLFYSVVTLIGLTVLVGLFNLKGFKVERKLSSTVLYSGDSIEVEVILKKSRFQPFFYVRVRDIVPNNIGSQTSYSALFFFSFSNELRFTYKIKGVKRGEHTLTKTELSFGDLFGLFEKKFKVDSESTFIVYPAFKVLNSMPRADHSQIEEGTRPDQSLEEERSLAGVRSYTPGDRLTSINWKQSARVSQLMTKEFETFRNDGAVVLFEPYMRQPSSEPFEKTVELSASLIATVVKGTNASFSIRSVNWQSYEMTQANLPLALKLLAKVEPEKSGPPPIHKIYRDWRGKNVYVVSAELNAELIAALTVMKEQKISPHVVLYTEDLRDQVMTQKLKQKGIKVHVLPIGGVKR; encoded by the coding sequence GTGATTGAGAGAATGTTTAGAGCGCTAGGGACCATTACAAAGCTTATTATTCTTCTGCTTATCGTTGCCGGAACGTATGCCTATGCGATGTTTCAAGGGGGATTTGTTAGTTGGTTTCTGTTTTACAGCGTTGTAACGTTGATTGGGTTAACGGTACTTGTCGGTCTGTTTAATTTAAAAGGGTTTAAAGTGGAGAGGAAATTGTCTTCTACTGTTCTTTATTCAGGAGACTCTATCGAAGTGGAGGTCATCTTAAAGAAAAGTCGTTTCCAGCCTTTTTTCTATGTAAGGGTTCGAGATATTGTCCCAAACAATATCGGAAGCCAGACTTCATATAGCGCACTCTTTTTCTTTTCCTTTTCTAATGAGCTTCGCTTTACTTACAAGATTAAAGGTGTAAAACGCGGTGAGCATACATTAACAAAAACGGAACTGTCGTTTGGTGACCTTTTTGGCCTCTTTGAAAAGAAGTTTAAAGTTGATTCTGAATCCACCTTTATCGTTTACCCTGCTTTTAAGGTGTTAAATAGTATGCCAAGGGCCGACCATTCTCAAATTGAAGAAGGAACTAGGCCTGATCAATCTCTTGAAGAAGAGCGTTCTTTAGCAGGTGTACGCAGCTATACACCAGGAGACCGTTTGACAAGCATTAATTGGAAGCAGTCAGCCCGAGTTTCGCAATTAATGACTAAAGAGTTTGAAACGTTCCGTAATGACGGGGCGGTTGTCCTATTTGAACCATATATGAGACAGCCATCTAGTGAACCGTTTGAGAAGACCGTTGAACTTTCTGCATCGCTTATTGCTACTGTAGTAAAGGGTACTAATGCTTCTTTCTCCATACGTTCGGTAAATTGGCAGTCGTACGAAATGACGCAAGCGAATCTTCCTCTTGCACTAAAGCTGCTCGCTAAAGTAGAGCCTGAAAAGTCTGGACCACCTCCTATCCATAAAATCTATCGTGATTGGAGAGGGAAAAACGTCTATGTCGTGTCAGCTGAACTTAACGCAGAGCTAATCGCAGCATTAACTGTCATGAAGGAACAGAAGATCTCACCTCATGTTGTTTTATATACAGAAGACCTAAGGGATCAAGTGATGACACAGAAGCTTAAACAAAAAGGAATTAAGGTTCATGTTTTACCTATTGGTGGTGTGAAGCGATGA